In the Triticum aestivum cultivar Chinese Spring chromosome 2B, IWGSC CS RefSeq v2.1, whole genome shotgun sequence genome, cccattgtaatttgattaatatgtcaaggcgtatttgtacaagtaatgcgataagaaaATAAGGCTATTTAGCATGCCATGGCCAAGGGCAAGCTGCATGCAGGTAttaaaaacaggtataacgatcattagcaGATACCacatggggattcccttgtacgtcaaagctccttgccttcttggtgtgtccgtcccgcgatgggtccgatgatcaggttatcaaaaaagcctcgagaagagaaaaacctgaaagaaaaatagagtgaaggtatgcggatctaggggcggttgagccgcattgtggaccgcggtctagctgtgcctccgtccatgcccatggtattttaagtgcgtagttatgtacgcgtggcacaaatgtcACTGCTTGATTGgtactgggacggaggccgaattgctagtcaagctttggatgagctggactgtcctgctgcagagtagttcggactcgcttgacggtgtccgggagttttactgtcgaattgaggttctgcctaaaaagaCTGCCCTGTACttttgctgcaagggccgcagtgtgctcctcagtatgaagggagcgttccgtatttccgttgaccgttatgacaccgtgtggtctgggcatcttgagcttgaggtaggcgtagtgcggcaccacattgaatcgagcgaatgcggttcgtccgagcagtgcatgatagccactacggaaggggacgatatcaaagatcaattcctcgcttcaaaaattatccggggatccgaagaccacttccagtgtgattgagtcCGTACAACAGGCCTGTACACCTgatatgacacctttaaaggtggttttggtgggcttgatccttgagggatcgatacccattttgtgcactgtatcctaatagagcaggttaaggctgctgccaccatccatgaggactcatgtAAGGTGGAATcaatcaataattgggtcaaggaccactgcagctgaaccgccatgacggatactggtcggatggtccctgcaatcgaaagtgatcggacaggaggaccatgggttgaactttggggcgactggctcaatcgcgtagacgtccctgagtgcacgcttgcgctccctcttggggatatgggtggcgtaatgttcaccgttttgacttgggggggggggatttcttctgtccccctgtgttcggtggtcggggttcctcatcattgtcattgctttgcgaccctttctcctcattatcggcatttaacttgtcggtctgtttgaagacccagcattccctgttggtatgtgagggagtcctggactagggggtgtccggacagccggactatcatcgtcagccggactccaagactataaagatacaagattgaagacttcgtcccatgtccggatgggactttccttggcatggaaggcaagcttggcaatagggatatgtagatctcctaccattgtaaccgactctgtgtaaccctagccctctccggtgtctatataaaccggagggttttagtccgtaggacacacaaccattacaacaatcataccataggctagcttctagggtttagcctccttgatctcgtggtagatccactcttgtactacccatatcatcaatatcaatcaagcagaagttgggttttacctccatcgagagggcccgaacctgggtgaaaacatcgtgtcccttgtctcctgttaccatccgcctagacgcacagttcgggaccccctacccgagatctgccggttttgacaccgacattggtgctttcattgagagttcctctgtgtcgtctccgataggcttgatggcttcttcaatcaacaacaacgcagtccagggtgagaattttctccctggacagatcttcgtgttcggcggcttcgcactgcgggccaattcacttggccatctcgagcagatcgaaagctacgcccctggccatcgggtcagatttggaagcctaaacttcacggccgacatccgcggagacttgatcttcgacggatttgagccacagccgagcgtgccgcactgtcgcgatgggcatgatctagctctgccgccggacagtgccttggaggccgcacacgagtccgctccgacctatAGTTCAGAGCTGAccacgcagatcgaggacaggtggctagacaccgcctcgggagctgcaacctctacggtgatggagccgaataccaaccttgtccctcataaagctcgtgactccgaggtgccggactccttgccggactccgaaccttctgcgcccctaccaatcgaatccgactgggtgcccatcatggagttcaccgcagcggacatctttcagcactcgcccttcggcgacatcctgaattcgctaaagtatctctcgttatcaggagagccctggccggactgcggtcaggagggttgggatgcggacgatgaagaaattcgaagcccaaccaccacccactttatagccactgtcgacgatctaaccgacatgctagactacgactccgaagacattgacggtatggacgacgacaccggagacgatcaagaaccagcacctacggggcattggaaggccacctctactcatgatgtatgcatggtggacactccaaaggggagcgataacgaggaacaacgggacacgaCGAAGGATAATTCAtccgaaaaacaaccaaaacggcgacgcaagcgccgccccaagtcccgcctcgaTGACAACAGTACCCATaatgacccagccatagagcagggcaaaccaatAGGTGACAAGCACGCAACCAAGCAGCCATCAGAACAGGATGAACCGGATGACCAGCTCATCCTCGGTGAaaataacagtccggacgatctcacgccggacacaccaccggagcgtAAGAACCTCcaaaaaaggcttgtcgccaccgcaagaagcttgaagaaggaaaaacagaagctcaaaacagcggaagacatactcaggatgaggtggagcaaagtactcaagaccgcggacaaatatggcaatggccaccaaacaaagagctacccgaagcgcaagctgctgccagaattcgacgaggaggccgtagagcccccacaggcaaaaagcaaagaggccgcctggccggatagacgactagATGACAGGCCAGGAGCAGCAAGtggcgccgcacataagccagcACATGACACATATAAACATCCTCGCAAAACAGATGgtccggtcaggtccatctatgggccaaaaaagagggccccaggaagcaactcAACATGCCGCatgttcgaagataacggcacacctaaatacaggggtgtcgcacacccactatgtttcaccgacgaggtgctggatcatgaatttccggcgggattcaagcccgtaaacatagaggcatacgacggaacaatagaccccggagtctggattgaggattacatactgcacatacacatggctagaggagatgatctccacgccattaaatatctacccctcaagctcaaagggccaactcggcattggctcaaaagcctcccagaaaatactattggaagttgggaagatctcgaggacgcgtttagaacaaattttcaagggacttatgtccgccctccggatgcagacgatctaagtcatataactcaacaggtcggagagtcagcgcgcaaattctggaacaggttccttaccaaaaagaaccaaatagtcgactgtccggacgccgaagccttaacagcttttaaacataatgtccgagacgaatggctcgctagaaaccttggccaagagaagccgagaacaatggccgcactaacaagcctcatgacccggttttgcgcgggggaagacagctggctagcaagatgcagcaccagcgacccgagtacatccgagatcagagatggaaacggaaaatcacggcgcagaaaggaccagcgccgaaataaagaaaaaagccaaaagaacacggcggtaaacgctggattcaaaagctcgcggccgaacaacaaaacactgcctcttaaggccaacagtgacgagctatccaacttaaacaaaattttggatcggatatgtcaaatccacagtacctccggaaggcctgcaaaccacacccaccgagattgttgggtcttcaaacagtccggccgactcaatgccgaacacaaggggctcgacgcgccaagcgatgacgatgacgaaccccagcagagcgccggaaaacaaaagactttcccacaagaagtcaaaacagtaaactcacttcatgtgataatacggaacaacagtgcggcacccgccaaagtaggtgtcgcacggtccaccccagcggaacctcgagattggatgtcaaaaccaatcactttcgaccacctagACTATTCTAGAAGTATCCGAAACATAGGATGGACTGCTctaatattggatcctataatcaacggattacaattcacacaagtcctaatggatggcggcagcgatttaaacctgctatatctggacacagtccgcaagatggggatggaccttactaaaattcgacatcgccgcacttcctttaaaggagtgacaccaggcccttacgccaagtgcacaggctccttactactagaagttgtgttcgggtcacccgacaacttccgacatgaaaagctaatctttcatgtcgccccattcaaaagtagccatcaagcactattggggcgtgaagctttcgtccgctttaacgcaataccacactatgcgtctcttacacttaaaatgcccggtccatgtggcattatctcattaaaaggtcgctcaagaccccggacacggctagacgagtctggcataaataagctaggggctccctagccgcacacccctttacaaggggctatGCGCATGAGCTAATATAAGCTCAGCTTTATTCATTCATTCATATTTCGATTTCTAATACATTCTTTTTGCATGATTTCCTTTCaagctaagttcctctctttttacagatgaacaacgtgcacacccgtccaggatacggcacaacggagacacaggcgcaaacgtgcagtagggacccgtcgcaaggattctttttagattaagtccctgcgtaaacctttcttaatgTGTTTTGTTGATTCACATCCCACGGTTTTTCACCATAACCAAcaaggaggctggcgttttggcatcggccgcgccagaaattcccgcctgtacctggacactaggggcttagggcattgttcttccCGTTataataaagaccgaataccttagggagtgttcggcgtctcaagttaggccttatatgcatccgctccgagtcatgtctttggtcaaatgttgggtttgcccggctcctgtgttttgctgccttacgttccgtatcatcggctaacgcggcaccaggagaactattgtgattgtgccccggttcggctggacgagcacctcagtagagaaagccgaaaactgactgtcatgacatagcgagagactggtcaaccactcgatcgacctttggaatgtttagaattcctccgctttgacgaaggaccgtttcccggtcaggcacacacgcgccccaaatacggagagcgcggtgcccctaggggctatatcgtagccccaccttcgaactcctatggctaagtgaaagtgataaagcattatagtcaggttgcctcgtttgctacgctaccacctccttaacaggaccaagacattggattaagtgtgaaaacgcgctatttcgcaaacacccccgcactatgtgcgtgggggctgaagccgaagactgccatctttcaggttatacacaagtatacattaacAGCCACAcatgagatatttcaatacttgaacgcacaagtacaaaaagcgctTATATTACAAACATCGTTTTATAAATCATAAAGTTCATTTGAACAccatattttttgagcactgcgactctattacacgagcaccacgcagaacttccccaaaatagtgctcggcgggtaaccggctctcgtccgaaccctgggtcgcaacggcgctggcatccatctccgtccaatatgttttcacacgggcgagggccatccgtgcaccctctatgcaggccgaccgcttcatcgccttgatatgcggcaccgccccaaggaattgctgcagtaagccaaaataactcttcggcttgggcttatccggccagacatgagccacggcatctgtcatggcaagtccgggcaatctattcagctcagcccactcagccaaccgatcagtcaacggaagtgaacgatccggactatggaattgagaccaaaaaagctcttccgtctcgtgatccttttgacttcggaagtgcacaacggcatctgccgcactggccactaagtccatataaggatcctccggaccccacagctggccaagctgagcgtACTTCGGATCAGTAAACCTCCTGCGCAgtagaaagggcttgccagccacaatatctccggcctggcgcaactcctcctttatagccctcattgcagaacgggcatccttgg is a window encoding:
- the LOC123039144 gene encoding uncharacterized protein translates to MWTMLSAKARLSKKAKTNGPIDDVEPEKTPEHVGENPDIVMDNSAPQDAATDANPPEADPATHVDTSSPRATPPSPVADSLSSVANLPSPAANPPSPAKDNVNPPSPTKDDDDVIITGTAYTAPGNPVVLSKHTAKDEFAAMGKGKGKTNLSSYPITFDHLDYSRSIRNIGWTALILDPIINGLQFTQVLMDGGSDLNLLYLDTVRKMGMDLTKIRHRRTSFKGVTPGPYAKCTGSLLLEVVFGSPDNFRHEKLIFHVAPFKSSHQALLGREAFVRFNAIPHYASLTLKMPGPCGIISLKGRSRPRTRLDESGINKLGAP